CCGTTCCCCAGGTGAGCCCGGCTGTCCGGGATCCTCTCGCCAGCCCCagcccgtgcctcagtttccccacggCGCAGCAGAGGCGGGTGATGAGGATGCTCAGCGCAGCCCCTCGAGCACCCGCTGCCTCttgcaggaggagaggagggggctggaggaccccccagccccagaaaacaccaaaaccaccATCTGCGAGCcggacccccccccaccccaggtaTTTCACCCCAATTCACCAAACCCCAGTgcctggtggggaggggggcagggggggggctgcCACCTgagccccagcccctccagcccacACGGGTCCCTCAGGAAGGTTTTTCcaccaccttccccccccccccccagcacctcatttttcttcttcccagcctGACACCCCTCCAGCAGCCGATGGTCCCCGCTGCTCCCCCCGGTGCTGACTGAAGGCTCCTGGGGGGGCTTCCAGACACGAGGCCACCCCCGAGGGGCTGTGTGGGAACAGAAACAAGATGATGCCCCTGGCTGGGGGTCACGGGGCggtttgggggcggggggggggcaggagcatCGCGTGCCCCCTCGGCCCTTCCTACGGCTGCTCCAGCGCGTACCCAAACCCGGTGGGAACGGGGACCCCCGTGGGACGTGGCCGTGCCCCGGGTGCGAGgagggggcaggggtggggaggggggagtcaGGGCACCTGCGCTGGGTACAGCCAAGCCAATAAAGCAGGATTTCACCCCAGAACCCCTGGAATTTCTCTGCCCACCCCCTGCCCGGCCCAGCCGTCACTTTTTCCCCGTGTCCTGGAACGGAGCGGAGGCGGCTGGCAGCAGCCCACGCCGTGGGGGCCGGAGGAAGGAGTGTCTTGTGCTGCTCCGTTACtcatgaagggggaaaaaaaaaaacaaaaaaccacacggGACTGAAAtaaccttcccccccccaccccgccctcAATGCTCCCTGGGTGTCAGCAGCTTGTCAGATGACTGTTAAACTCATCACAGGGCAAAGATGGGGTGGAGGGCTGGAAATAAACCCCCCCCCGGGAGCCCTGGGAGACGCAGGAGTGTGCCCAGGGAAATGAGGAGCCTGAGGGGGGGGGCCTGAGCCCCAGCATGGGTTGGTAGAGGGGccagcaacccccccccccccctaaatcCCACTCCGTGCATGCGCTGCGGTTGCATTgacctgcctcagtttccccccactCTGCTCCCCCCACATCCTCCTGAGAGGTGCACGGGGCGAGGCAcagtgtggggggggggggacggggggagggACCCAGGGCTAAGATGGGGGAGAAAAGGTGCAAAAGCCAAAGGAAACGCTGACGCTGAGTCCCAGTGAATCAGCGCTGCTGTTGCTGTAGGGGGGGCTCCCCCCCAAGTCGGGGTGTGAGGTccctgggctggctggggggtgcaggggggtgcaggggggtgctgcgggggggtgTGCAGGTGCCAACACATCCGCTGTCACAGCAAGGAGACCGCAGGCAGCaggcggggggaagggggggggccaGGTGGGGGCTCTGCAGCTCTGTGAGCCCCTccggggagtgggggggacacTCGCTCCCCCCAGCAAAAGGGTTGGGACCTTCCCCCACCCCCGGGGAGGGTTTGAGCATTTTcccaggtggggtggggggtgggtgaggggggggtgggggcaggcagAGCCACTCTGCTCAGCCCAAGCCTGTGGCCCCACAAACCCCCAAATCTCTTGGTCCCTCAAACCCTTGGCCCCCATAAATTCCAAATCCTTGGCCCTATAAACCCCAAATTCTCGTTCCCCATAAATTCCAAATCCGTGGTCCCCACAAACCCCAAACTCTTTGTCCCTATAAACCCCAAATCCTTGGCCCTATAAACCCCAACCCCTGCCCTCACagatccaccccccccctccGGCCCCATAAAGCTCAAACCCTTCGTCACCACAAACCCCAAATCCTTTGTCCCATAGACCCCAAATCTGTAGCTCCCCATAAATTCCAACCCCATCAAACCCCAAACCCTTGGCCCCCACAGACTCCAACTCCTTGGCCCGATGAACCCCAAATCTTTGGCCCCTCAAAGCCCAAATCCTTGACCCCTCAAACCTCAAACCCTTGGCCCCCACAGACTCCAACTCCTTGGCCCAATGAACCCCAAACCTTTGGCCCCTCAAACCCCAAACCCTTGGCCCCCAAGACTGCAACTCCTTGACCCAATAAACCCCAAATTCTTGACCCCTCAAACCCCAAACCCTTGGCCCCCACAGACTCCAACTCCTTGGCCCGATGAACCCCAAATCTTTAGCCCCTCAAACCCCAAACCCTTGGCCCCCACAGACTCCAACTCCTTGGCCCAATGAACCCCAAACCTTTGGCCCCTCAAACCCCAAACCCTTGGCCCCCACAGACTCCAACTCCTTGGCCCGATGAACCCCAAACCCTTGGCACCTcaaacccctggcccccacagaCCCTAAATCCATGGCCCCCACCAACCCCAAGCCCTCGTCCTGCACCGAGCACCCTCCCAGGGCAGGAGAAGTTTCTCCCCAAGTGCTCCCTTGAGGCCACATCCTGCCACTGCAGCACCTCCCAAAACTGCTGCCATGCCCCAAAGCAGCCGGTGCTGGAAAATAAAGagttcggaaaaaaaaaaaaaaaaaaaagtcaaaatgggtttattttataaaaaaaaatttgtacaATTTTAGTTcctctatgaaaaaaaaaaaaaaaacaacaaaccaaccaacaaaacttCCTACCACTGCCGTAATGCTTTGATCCACTGCAAACTGTAAAAACAAgctttttatatattaaaaaacaattttacattttacaatttTCTACACGCATGCACAAGGTCTCGGCtctgcggaaaaaaaaaaaaaaaaaaaaaaaatccaaacccaaaaacGAACGAAAAAGGGTTTATTCTTCTTAAACTCCAAGTGGAAATTCCCCCCTCCCTGGCCGACCCATCCACTCGCACTCGCTGAAATCTTTTTTTGCAGTAAAACACCCCAAAACGGGCTCCCAGTGGCAGCTGCACTGATGGAGCCGCAGGGACCAGGGGGGTGAAACCTGGGTCCTTCGGCCTCGAGAGGCTGGAAGATGAGGGGAGCGGTAGGGAGGGGTGAGAAACTCCCCccgaaaaaaaccccaattcccTGGAAATGGGGAAAGCCAGCGCCGAGCAGCACGGTGCCTGGATGGGGATggaccccccaggacccctccagCATCTTAATGTTGTTACTGGTGCTTACTGGGGAAGCCCCTCCGGGGTGGCACACGTGGCCAGTGTGCCCCGGCTCAAGCGTTGTCCCCTCCAAACTCTTCTAGTGCTTAGGACAGAATAAATCAAAATCCAAACCCAACCGCTCGCCTCCCCGGGATGAAATCTGGCAGCTCGCATGACCaaaccacaccccccccccccaaacccaggaCCCCACAGGACCCCCGACCCGGCCCAGCCTGCCAACAGAggccagaaggaaaaaaaaaaaaaaaaaaaaaaagaaaataaatccatgagGTATTTGCGACCTTAACAAAACCAAGGGAAGGCCAAAAGCTTTTGCGTCCCCGCCGGCGAGGCAGCCCCTGCTCGCGGGACCACCAGGAGCCACCGGCCACCACGGGACGGTAATTAAGGACCTCACTGAGCCACGAGCCCCCGTCGCCCTCGCCGGGAGCCCCTCGTTTCATTCACCCCGCTGGTTCCGGGTCCAGGATTGGACCCTGAGAGACATTTGAAGCTGCTCTGCCTGCAACCCACGGCCACAGCTCCAACCGGCACGGGGAAGCCCCCACGGAGATGCTACTGGGACCAGGGACGTGGGTCACCTCAGGAGCAAGGAAACCACTTCCAAAAACCCTTTGGCTTCTCTTAAAAACCAGATTTTCATTCGCTTTTCTTAAGAGCTGAGCATGGAAACCCATCAGCAGAGGCGAGGAGGACGTTCCTACAACCAGGAGCATCGTTGCTCTGGTGTCTTggatgccgggggggggggttttCATAGCAGCCACTGATCGCGGAGGTGTTTGCaaaatattcccccccccccgccccaaaatctctaagattAAAAACCAGCCCCAGATGGCAGGTGGTGGTTTAAGGTCCGAGCCAGGACAGTTGCCAGGTAGAAAGCGAGCAAGAGCAGAAGGTCCTTGGGACCTGGTGGTGCTTGAAGACGCTGGTGAAGAACGTGGAGAGTTAAATTAGCCCTTGAGTTATGGCACCGAAACGCCGTCTCCTTCCTGGCCCTGCCGCCGGCTGTGCCTTCTGGGGGGATGCTACAAGGACCTGGGTTTcggggagaaggaggaggaggaggaggaggaggaggaggaggaggaaggggctcAGCCCACCCCAACGGGGGCCAAGCCGAGGCGGAGGGCGAGTGGTCACAGGTAGGTGATGGAGCCGGGCATGGGTGCTGCTTCCCGGCGCCCGCCACAGTTCTGCCCTCGAGCCGTGGCCTCCCTGAGCCCCGGCGGAGACGGGGAGGACGAGACGGAGGGGTGCAGAGAgggtcttcccccccccccgacccctctcCATCCCTCTTCAGCTCACACGGAGGTCTCTGACTGCAGCCTCATGACAAACTTGTGCGACTTGGGGTCCACGAACTCCTCTGAGAGCTTGAAGAAAGGGATCTTCTTGGTGCTCACCACCAGGCTGAAGTCCTGGCGCTTCAGCACAAAGACCACCCCATCTTTCAGGCCGTTGGTCACTGGCTCCTCGCTGACCAGCGTCCACTGCTTGGCCAGCCAGCGGTCCTTGTGGTACTGGATGGTGGGCCCAGCTGTCAGGTACCGCTCAAGGAACGCCTTGGAGGAGGGAAAGAACACGTGAAAGTCACCTTTCTATGCCtcagcctattttttttttttgcagcctcAAGCTGCTCGGCAGGTCCTGCAGGAAAAACATCCCCTGCGTGGCTGGTTCCCACCGCCACGCGTTGCTCCCTTGGGGTTACACCCACTTTTCTGGTTGTATCCCCCAACCCTGTGTTCTCCCGGTGTGATGCTCTCACATGGTGGATATTTTAGAccagctctgaggaaggatttctgtgcagaaggggctgttgggcgttggaatgggctgcccagggcaggggggagtccccgggatccctggggggttgaagagtcgggctgagccagcgctgagggatctgggggagttgggaacggtcagggggaagGTCATGGTTGGGCTagaggagcctcaagggcttttccaacccggatgactctgggattctgtgaaaactcCCCTCCCCAAGCCCTCACGCTCTGCACCAAGCTCTCGGGCAAAGCTGTGGCCCCATCCCACCTCACCGTGCGCCCCCCTCCACGCACCTTGGGTGTCATGTCGTGGGTGATGCAGAACTCGAGGTGCTGCAGGATGCTCTCCATGGTGTGGTAGGGCTGCTGCTTGGTGGTGCGCAGGTACTTCTGCATGGCCCGGGCCATGGAGGCAAAGATGGCCTgagccgcctcccgcgggtccaTGATCTCCCGGGGGTTCTTCTgatcctcctcctgcagccgctTGATGTGGGTGAAGGCTTCTTCCACCGCCACCACCAGCCTGCAGGAGGAAAGCCACGGCCGTGGTTGCAGCGGGGCAGGCTCCAGCCACGGGCAGAGAGATCCCCTGGACTTATGGGGGGGACAGCAAAACCCCAATTTCCCACCCCAAAACCATTTTACGGGGAGATCCGGTTGTGTCGCGCCAACAGCCGGCTTTGGGATGCGCTTCCCCAAAGAGCCGGGATtggggtgccccctccctgctccctgctgtgggcacCCCCCGGGGGCACAcggacccccggccccgccgccggccccgtaCCTGGCGCGGCGTTTCCGCACCCTGCGCTCGTGCTCCGCCTCCTCGTAGTAATACTCGTTGTGGCTGTTGTCGCGCCGCCGGGCAGCCGCCGCGATGACGGCCCGCGACTGGCCCGTGGAGTTGTTGGTTGTGTtttctgcggggggggggggggggggcaaaaaggaaaaaaccaaaaaaccctttAGAGAAGGGTTGCGGGGGGAGCTGCGGGGTGCTCGATGCTCCCTCTGCCCCGTGGCCAGGCTGTGGTGATCCTGCTCCGGGCTCTCCCGAGCTGAGAGGAGCCTCTGGAGAGGGAAACACaaggatggggaagggaaggaggagaacgAGAGGAGAAGCCAAGGGAAGGGGAGCTCACCCTCGCCGAGGGAATAGACTTTAAACCCGGACATTTTCTTGGACAGGACGGATTTTGGCAGGTTGAGGAGGGCAGGGTTGTAGACTGGGAAATCGTGGTAATAGTTCTCCAGGATCCACACGGCCGCTCGCTGGATGCTGCGGGGAAGACAGAGCCGGGCGCGGTGGCCACCGAGAGCCCCCCCGTTAGCCCCGTGCCTAGGGCACACCCAGCCGGGGCACGACGGGGAAGGGGGAATAGACACAAGCACCCGCACGCATGCTAGGgggtcacacacacaccccccaaaaaccccaccgACACCTTCCCATACCTGAGATGACCGACGTTGTAGAAGCGGCTGGCGCCGTCGGCGGAGCGGACGGCCTTGAGGGTGAactggggctggagctggcgcagctccagcagcaccacGGCCAGGTAGTGCACGAAGAGCAGCGCGTCCACCAGCGACACGGCGTACTGCACCACGCCCTGGTAGTTGCGGTCCCGCGAATCCAGGATCCGCACGCCGTAAAAAAGCCAGTAGGAAACGACGAGGAGGAAGACCAGCACCATGAGCAACGCTCGGAAGACGAAGACGCGCGGGAAGAAGGCTTTGGGGCGACGGAAGAAGAGAGCCCAGCTGCCCAGCAGGAGGATGAGGAGTTTGAAGGCCACGGAGATGAAGAGCCCCTCGCAGGGTGTCCCGCAGGGCTCCAGCTCCTCCCGccacagcagctggggcaggagcatGAAGGCGAGGGGGGTGAGGAAGGCGAGCAGCGCCAGCGCCCCGGCCAGCGAGACGCCCAGGTGCCGGGAGCAGTCCAGGTGGGCGCTGTCCTCCATGTCCTTGGTGATGCGGGTGATGTCATCGTGCGAGATGCTGTGCTCCGACGTCCCCGTCACCACCGTCGTGGTCTCGCCCCAGTTGTCATCCTGGGGAGGGCGGATGGGAAGGTCACCTTGGGGATGGCTCCGTGTCCCCCTAAATCCCCGCCccaccccagcacctcccagccaCCAAACCTCAAAGCCTGGCGCGCTGCCCGGCGCCGTCACCCCCATTTTGACAGCGGAAACCtcagcctggggtgggggggagacgCAGCGATTTGGCCGGGACCCTCGAGGAAACCCTCGGCGGCGGCTCCGTGCTGCGCTCCACCTCTCCGGTGCTGGCGAGAGCAGCTTTGGAAGTGGGAAGCATCCTGCTCCCAGGCAAACCCCCTCATTAGCGGGGCCAGAAGGAACATGCCCGCCTGCCGTCCCAACACAccctcgccgccgccgcgcaggcgggtgctgcctccccccagcaAAATCTCCGGTGATCCGGCAGCTCAGGAAGCCGGATGGGTCTCCCACTGCCTCCAAAATCTCCCCCCCTCGCCCTCCAACCATAGGGGCACAGAAACAACCCGTCCCCATTTGATTCCCTCCCAGCTAAACCGTGGGGATTCAGCCGAGGGAGATGTTGCCAAAACCACCCCCCCGATGCAGCCACGGgtccgtccatccgtccatccTCTCGCTCAGACTTCCCCATTCTGTTTTCCAGCACTTTGGCATCCCTGAAACTTGGCCTTTTATCGTATcgtcattttttcccccttaaatttCCCCAGGAAAGTCAGCAATTTTGTTCCAAACAGCAAAATAAAGCCACAGTCTGGGGCTTTCTGGAGGGATGGGAAGCAGAGGAGGGTCCGGGAGGAGCCTGCCCCCAGGTGAACCCAGGCTGCCATCGGCTCGCTCCGGCCACGGCTGGACCGGGCAGGCTCAGCCGCCGGCATCGCGGCCACCACAACCCCCGGCCTCTGCCGGCGCCGATTCCTTGGTGGGGGAAGATGAAAAGAGCCGGAGCCGCCTGCGTAGGTGGCTGGGAGATGATTAAAGCCAAGGATCGGGCTCCACGGCGGGTGGAGGAGTCCCAGCACCCAGCGTGGGGGCACGGCAGAGCCCCGCAGTGGGCCCACTGGCCGGGAGCCGGGTCGGGGTTCTGACGCCTTGGCACGGCCGAGCCGGTGTCGCCTGCAGGTGCCGAAGCTCATCCCTAGCGAGAGGATCCCCAAGGATTGGATCCCCCCGGGGGTATTTTCCACCCTTGCCCACCCCGGCTGCTTCCCCGGGGCACCACGACAGCCGGTCCCTTTTTCATTTGCACCCGCGCCGCctgcccgccctccccgccggcgcCGCTCGCCGCAGCCCGGCCGCCAGCCATGGGCCAGCCCGACCGGCTCGACCGGGCGTGCCAggagcccccgcgccccgccggcggctCCCACCCTCGGCagcatccccgccacagggcagagATGCCAACCCCactcctccccccccgccgcccaaCTCACCCTCTCGTCCCCCCGAGTGGATTCATTGTCCAACAAGGGCTCGCCCGGCGCCTGGATGGTCACCGACTTGTCCCCGCGGCTCCCGTCCCGGCTTTTGGAGCGATGTCGGTCCCGCCGGTCCCTGGAAAGGCAAGAGAGGGGAGTGGGGTGGGTGCACAGGGGGTGGCAGCACCCGCTGAGGCCAGGGGACGCACCGACCCCTCACCTGTGCTTGCGGGAGCTGCGGGAGTGCCCGGACTTGTAGGAATATCCCGAGTACTGCGACTCATTGTCCATGGTGTCGGGGCGCCGGGGCTTGTGCCGCTCCACGCCGAGGGGCTTGGGTCTGCCCGGCCCCGGGACAGCAGCCAGGGCCTCCTTCAGAGGGGGCTTCTTCAGGCCCAGAGGCACCTTCAAGAAGTCGACCGTCACCTTGAGGGACTCTATTTTGATCACCTGGTTGGGCTCGTTTCAGGAGAAATCGGCTCGCCTGCCTGCGGAGGCGAAGGGAAGGGTCAGCGGTGGCGCGGCAGCATCCCGGTGATCACCCGGGGGGTCCCGGCCAGCAGCCCCTCGCCCACCACCCACCCCGACCCCGCACAGCCACGGCTCCAGCCCTGGTGGCAAAAGGCCACAGGACTTcagcagggaaagggaatttGGGTCACTCTGGGGCATTTTCTGTTTTACCCCATGCCCAAGCTGGGGCTGGGATGGCTACCTTCCCCTTTACTACAATTCTGCACGAATAGCTTCTGGTTTGGGTGATTTACACTTTAATTAATATCACGATCATTATTTTAACTGCCAAGAGAGTGCCTAGGGTGGgggcccaaaaaaaaaaaaaaaaaaaaaaaaaaaaaggaatgaataaTTGGGCACAGGCAACGTTTCAGGCCCATCTCGCAGCGCGGGGCTCTGCCTGGACACGTTTCCCAGCACGGAGCCGGGATCTCACACCCAGGAGATGGGCGCAGGAGTCCGGGTTTCTCGAGGAGCATcgctccagctctgcctcccctcACAGCGACGGCCCGAGCTGGGGAgaactgggggctgctgggggctgtggggagctccCAGGCTGCCAGGAGCCACCGCAGTGGATCCGAGGATGGAACCGCTGGCCTGGGCCACCTGGATGGGTCCGTGGTCGCCAGGCTGGCTCGGAGCAGTGCGCTGGCTCACGCTGCCCTGTCGTTATTCGCCAACCCCAGACTCCCCCCCTTAGAGAGCTCCCCTCCTCCTGCAGGTGCACACGTACATAAATACACACCCTCGCACGCGGGGCACCCCCCTACGCCCACTTCTGGGGTCGGATCTCTGCTGCGTGGGGAAAATAACGCCGTGCTGAGCTCCCCGCTGGCTTCGGGGAGTCCCAAGCTGCTCAGAGCCCCGAGGTGGGTTCGGGGCTGCCTGGCCAGGGTCTGTGATCCCACCAGGGAGAGGACCCAGGCACAGACGGGAGCCACCGGTGACATCCCCCCCCATGCTGGGGGATGCTGGACCCCACCCGAGGGGTCTGGCCAAATCCTCCTGCCTACACCCTAAGGGTgttgggggggctgtgggcatTGGGAACCCTCCCAGAGCCCTCAAatcccccttcccagccagcactgtgtgctgggggggggggctacgAAAGCTGCGTTTGGGGATGGGCCTGTGCCACGTTACCACGGAAATGCCATTTCGaccaaataaaacccaaacatctTTCGGCCTCTTTTCCAAGGCCTCAAACAGGGGGAGATGGGGTcgaggaggcaaaaaaaaaggggggggggcgggatgctTTTGTCCCAGATGCTGGATGCTCACACATTTATCACTATGGAAACAAAAGCCCCCCCCACGCTGGTTGTCTAGGAGATGGCAACAGGGCCGGGAACTCGTCCCAGCATCCCCAGCGAGCAATGGGGGAAGGGGTTGGGAGAGAAAggacccccctgtgccccccccccaacctcctgccagcccccccccgcccctcccacACCTCTTCTGGGCTTTGTTTGCAGGCAGGGATCAGGTTTCTGCTGGGAACAATACCAGGGCCTCGGTCATCAGCGCAGGGGGCCGGGGACTGGTTTGTCCCCAGTTCAGTCCATTAACACCATTAGGAGGTGGATGCTGGGGCAGGGGTGAGGGGGACTCACCgtcggggcggggcgggaggtcGGGGTGCGGCGGGTGCAGGCGGGTGCTGTCCCCCGTCCCGGCGGTCACCGAGGCACTTGGGGCATCCTGAGCCTCCGGCGGGGTCGGCATCCAGCTGGCGGGCGCCGGAGgggggctgcgcatgggggggTCGCTCACGGGACTGGCGGCCGTGCCGGGGCTCCGCGGTCGAGCTGGGGGAagcaagagagaaggaaatgagGAGCCAAACGTCCAGGGACCGGGACCACGCGTGGGCCGTGGCTCAGCCACGTGTCTCGCGCCGGGCGCTGAATCCCTTGTCCCGCAGGTTCCCTCTGGGGGTATCAACCCCCCAGCCCCCGAGAGCTCCTTGCGTGGCCTTGACCTGAGAAAAGCG
The nucleotide sequence above comes from Athene noctua chromosome 29, bAthNoc1.hap1.1, whole genome shotgun sequence. Encoded proteins:
- the VANGL2 gene encoding vang-like protein 2 isoform X2, with product MGVTAPGSAPGFEDDNWGETTTVVTGTSEHSISHDDITRITKDMEDSAHLDCSRHLGVSLAGALALLAFLTPLAFMLLPQLLWREELEPCGTPCEGLFISVAFKLLILLLGSWALFFRRPKAFFPRVFVFRALLMVLVFLLVVSYWLFYGVRILDSRDRNYQGVVQYAVSLVDALLFVHYLAVVLLELRQLQPQFTLKAVRSADGASRFYNVGHLSIQRAAVWILENYYHDFPVYNPALLNLPKSVLSKKMSGFKVYSLGEENTTNNSTGQSRAVIAAAARRRDNSHNEYYYEEAEHERRVRKRRARLVVAVEEAFTHIKRLQEEDQKNPREIMDPREAAQAIFASMARAMQKYLRTTKQQPYHTMESILQHLEFCITHDMTPKAFLERYLTAGPTIQYHKDRWLAKQWTLVSEEPVTNGLKDGVVFVLKRQDFSLVVSTKKIPFFKLSEEFVDPKSHKFVMRLQSETSV
- the VANGL2 gene encoding vang-like protein 2 isoform X1, with product MDNESQYSGYSYKSGHSRSSRKHRDRRDRHRSKSRDGSRGDKSVTIQAPGEPLLDNESTRGDERDDNWGETTTVVTGTSEHSISHDDITRITKDMEDSAHLDCSRHLGVSLAGALALLAFLTPLAFMLLPQLLWREELEPCGTPCEGLFISVAFKLLILLLGSWALFFRRPKAFFPRVFVFRALLMVLVFLLVVSYWLFYGVRILDSRDRNYQGVVQYAVSLVDALLFVHYLAVVLLELRQLQPQFTLKAVRSADGASRFYNVGHLSIQRAAVWILENYYHDFPVYNPALLNLPKSVLSKKMSGFKVYSLGEENTTNNSTGQSRAVIAAAARRRDNSHNEYYYEEAEHERRVRKRRARLVVAVEEAFTHIKRLQEEDQKNPREIMDPREAAQAIFASMARAMQKYLRTTKQQPYHTMESILQHLEFCITHDMTPKAFLERYLTAGPTIQYHKDRWLAKQWTLVSEEPVTNGLKDGVVFVLKRQDFSLVVSTKKIPFFKLSEEFVDPKSHKFVMRLQSETSV